From a single Rutidosis leptorrhynchoides isolate AG116_Rl617_1_P2 chromosome 5, CSIRO_AGI_Rlap_v1, whole genome shotgun sequence genomic region:
- the LOC139849503 gene encoding probable calcium-binding protein CML46, with protein MSFMIVEFIQYFFSHIIPNMIMYSNFSFFLDDSKVQGDEKKNQDSIILKRMPSFYNESVRGYEVEMVMSNLGIFCNKGESLPKSLSSNDLFNMFEEQKPQLDEVKEAFDVFDENKDGFIDARELHSVLSALGLKEKAAMDDCKKMIRVFDKNNDGRMDFDEFVKFMESTFC; from the coding sequence ATGTCTTTCATGATAGTAGAATTCATTCAATACTTCTTTTCCCATATAATTCCTAACATGATCATGTACTCTAACTTTTCATTTTTCTTGGATGACTCCAAGGTTCAAGGTGATGAGAAAAAGAATCAAGATTCCATAATTTTAAAAAGAATGCCTTCTTTTTATAACGAAAGCGTGCGAGGATATGAAGTGGAGATGGTGATGAGCAATCTAGGAATCTTTTGCAATAAAGGTGAAAGCTTGCCAAAAAGTTTGAGTTCTAATGATCTTTTTAACATGTTCGAAGAACAAAAGCCGCAATTGGACGAAGTTAAAGAAGCTTTTGATGTGTTTGATGAGAATAAAGATGGGTTTATTGATGCAAGAGAGTTGCATAGTGTTCTTTCTGCTTTGGGATTGAAAGAGAAAGCAGCCATGGATGACTGCAAGAAAATGATCAGAGTGTTTGATAAAAACAATGATGGTAGAATGGATTTTGATGAATTTGTGAAGTTTATGGAAAGCACATTTTGTTGA